One stretch of Lacrimispora sphenoides DNA includes these proteins:
- a CDS encoding citrate transporter → MLDIITGILLLLVFVGLVVYCMKGGNLLIGFIATAVLWCIIGRVPINEVVSDVFQKPLDDYGKTIAIIIFGAWFGRILVDTGIAGYIIKKTVEFAGDRPLVTTLLLCITCNLLFTSVFGVGSVMAIGMIVLPILFSMGVEKRAALGAYMLSVAGGMYLNIAYVSQFEKVFGEEVASYNDNYIRFALMATAIHMVIMIAFVVYHHFKSSKRGRRRAWEAGVQDSYEEKPLGWYCFIVPFVPIAMVGIFKWQPVPAFLLGSFVGLLFTRNLRTYKTAVDKTQKTLYDGVADSGLLIGMLYSVNIFQGAATKVVPYLQTLLGDVVPKSEIVVLAAFCILAPLALFRGPLMIWGSGIALYSILNATGAFNPHFLYAIFLIPPVAIVASACPTQSWTMWGLSYAKVEPKQYIKTNLPWAWASLIAIEILIYFTIGRMV, encoded by the coding sequence ATGCTTGACATTATTACTGGCATATTGCTGCTGCTGGTCTTTGTGGGGCTGGTAGTGTACTGCATGAAAGGCGGAAATCTTCTGATCGGATTTATCGCTACAGCCGTTTTGTGGTGTATAATTGGACGTGTGCCGATCAATGAGGTGGTAAGCGATGTATTCCAAAAGCCGTTAGATGATTATGGAAAGACCATAGCAATCATTATCTTTGGTGCATGGTTTGGACGCATTCTGGTCGATACGGGAATTGCCGGCTATATCATTAAAAAGACTGTAGAATTTGCGGGTGACAGGCCCCTGGTAACTACATTATTACTATGCATTACCTGTAATCTGCTTTTTACCAGCGTTTTTGGTGTAGGTTCCGTTATGGCTATCGGTATGATCGTACTTCCCATTCTGTTTTCCATGGGAGTGGAAAAAAGAGCGGCTTTAGGCGCCTATATGCTGTCTGTTGCAGGCGGAATGTACTTAAATATTGCTTATGTAAGCCAGTTTGAGAAGGTATTCGGTGAAGAAGTGGCTTCCTATAATGACAACTACATTCGTTTTGCCCTGATGGCAACTGCCATTCACATGGTCATTATGATTGCATTTGTCGTGTACCATCATTTTAAAAGCAGTAAAAGGGGAAGAAGACGGGCCTGGGAGGCCGGTGTCCAGGATAGCTACGAGGAAAAACCTCTTGGCTGGTACTGCTTTATCGTACCCTTTGTACCCATTGCAATGGTAGGTATTTTTAAATGGCAGCCAGTTCCCGCCTTCCTGTTAGGAAGCTTTGTAGGTCTTTTATTTACACGGAATTTAAGAACTTACAAAACTGCAGTGGATAAGACCCAGAAGACGCTATATGATGGCGTTGCAGACAGCGGACTTCTGATCGGTATGCTTTACAGCGTAAATATTTTCCAGGGAGCTGCTACCAAGGTTGTTCCTTATCTCCAGACTTTGCTTGGGGATGTTGTTCCAAAATCCGAGATTGTAGTTCTGGCTGCATTCTGTATCCTGGCGCCTCTGGCACTGTTCCGCGGACCGTTAATGATCTGGGGTTCCGGTATTGCCCTGTATTCCATTTTAAATGCAACGGGAGCATTTAATCCCCATTTCCTGTATGCTATTTTCTTAATCCCTCCGGTTGCTATCGTAGCAAGTGCGTGTCCTACTCAGTCCTGGACCATGTGGGGCTTAAGCTATGCAAAGGTAGAACCGAAACAGTACATAAAGACCAACCTGCCGTGGGCCTGGGCAAGCCTTATTGCCATTGAAATTCTTATTTACTTTACGATAGGAAGAATGGTTTAA
- a CDS encoding sugar phosphate isomerase/epimerase family protein: protein MKLGLSSSLEHKNPGEWARKLKELGCGCVNFPVDYSRGEALIQEYVEAARESGLVIAEVGAWCNPISPDKDVREAALIRCKEQLRLADRIGARCCVNVSGSRGERWDGPYKENLTEETWDLVVKSIQEIIDEVKPEHTYYTIEPMPWMVPMGPDEYLRLIKVVDREHFAVHMDVFNWITTLERYFNNEDFMEECFVKLGPYIKSCHLKDVALKQEFTLQFSETACGHGGLNLEKYACLAQAADPDMPMIIEHLEGDKAYVESLDYVKQRFSDMDEK, encoded by the coding sequence ATGAAATTGGGACTTTCCAGCTCTCTTGAACATAAAAACCCTGGGGAATGGGCCCGGAAGCTAAAAGAACTGGGCTGCGGCTGTGTAAACTTTCCGGTGGATTACAGCCGCGGGGAAGCGCTGATACAAGAATATGTGGAAGCTGCAAGAGAGAGCGGCCTCGTAATTGCGGAAGTGGGTGCCTGGTGCAATCCCATTTCTCCGGATAAGGATGTAAGAGAAGCAGCTCTTATCCGGTGTAAGGAACAGCTTAGGCTGGCGGACCGGATTGGCGCCAGGTGCTGCGTCAATGTATCCGGCTCCAGAGGGGAACGCTGGGACGGGCCTTATAAGGAAAATTTGACGGAAGAAACCTGGGACCTTGTGGTGAAAAGCATTCAGGAAATCATAGACGAGGTGAAGCCGGAGCATACCTATTACACCATTGAGCCTATGCCCTGGATGGTTCCGATGGGCCCGGATGAATACCTCCGCCTGATCAAAGTTGTGGACAGGGAGCATTTTGCCGTGCATATGGATGTATTTAACTGGATCACCACATTGGAACGGTATTTTAACAATGAGGATTTTATGGAAGAGTGCTTTGTGAAGCTGGGGCCTTATATTAAAAGCTGTCACTTAAAGGATGTGGCTCTGAAACAGGAATTCACTCTGCAATTTAGTGAAACAGCCTGCGGACATGGCGGGTTAAACCTGGAAAAGTACGCTTGCCTTGCGCAGGCGGCTGATCCGGATATGCCCATGATTATCGAACACCTGGAAGGGGATAAGGCCTATGTGGAAAGCCTTGACTATGTAAAGCAGCGCTTTTCCGATATGGATGAAAAGTAG
- a CDS encoding VOC family protein: MNGVVGTELVCQVGFIVKDINEAKKKWAQFLGVEEPEATLCGEYEITQTEFMGQPAPEANSLLAFFDVGPGLQLELIQPNEAPSTWRNALNEMGEGIHHVAFHIKGMKMQEAVKRCEDFGMTLEQKGEYGDASGRYTYMNAYKDLKCIVELLESDK, translated from the coding sequence ATGAACGGAGTTGTAGGAACAGAACTGGTTTGCCAGGTAGGTTTTATAGTAAAGGACATTAACGAAGCTAAAAAGAAATGGGCTCAGTTTTTAGGAGTGGAGGAACCGGAAGCTACCCTGTGCGGAGAATATGAGATTACACAGACGGAATTTATGGGCCAGCCTGCGCCGGAGGCCAATAGTCTCTTAGCATTTTTTGACGTAGGTCCAGGCTTGCAGCTTGAACTGATCCAGCCCAATGAAGCGCCCTCTACATGGAGAAATGCGTTAAATGAAATGGGGGAGGGAATCCACCACGTAGCCTTTCATATCAAGGGAATGAAAATGCAGGAAGCGGTAAAACGCTGCGAGGATTTTGGCATGACTTTGGAACAAAAAGGAGAATACGGGGACGCCAGCGGAAGATATACCTATATGAATGCTTATAAAGATTTAAAATGTATTGTGGAACTTTTGGAGAGCGATAAGTAA
- a CDS encoding Gfo/Idh/MocA family protein has translation MRNVNVGILGCGVISNTYIRDMKRFYTSLHLAACADVNVGLAKAHAEKYGIDSGCSPEELLAMEEVELIVNLTPPGLHGELNRKILEAGKHVYCEKPFALTVEEAKEVMALAKEKNLLIGSAPDTFLGSSLQTCRKLLDDGWIGTPLYATANMTSIGVETWHPAPENFYRKGAGPLYDMGPYYFTALAALLGPIESISAFGATGFSERTIYAGSHAGGQLSVETPTHYSGIARLSSGVIVSLNLSFDIWHSNLPNMEIYGTEGTLEVPDPNMSGGKPRIYRKERTLDPLYDDSIHTREKKGVSVEVPELYPHIGDYSRGSGVFDLACAVVEGRSPRGNVEMACHVVEAITGMMESAETKKIYEMKTSCERPLPLTMGAN, from the coding sequence ATGAGAAATGTAAATGTGGGGATCCTGGGCTGCGGTGTGATCAGCAACACCTACATCCGGGATATGAAACGGTTTTATACAAGCCTTCACCTGGCGGCCTGTGCAGACGTAAACGTCGGACTTGCAAAGGCTCACGCAGAAAAATATGGGATAGATTCAGGCTGTTCACCGGAAGAATTGCTGGCTATGGAAGAAGTGGAGTTAATCGTCAATCTGACGCCGCCCGGATTACATGGTGAGTTAAACAGGAAGATCCTGGAGGCGGGCAAGCACGTATATTGCGAAAAACCCTTTGCCCTTACGGTGGAAGAAGCAAAAGAGGTCATGGCCCTTGCCAAAGAGAAAAACCTCTTAATCGGCAGTGCACCCGATACTTTTTTAGGTTCTTCCTTACAGACCTGCAGAAAGCTTTTGGACGACGGGTGGATTGGAACACCGCTTTATGCAACTGCTAACATGACTTCCATAGGGGTGGAAACCTGGCACCCTGCGCCGGAGAATTTTTACAGAAAGGGAGCAGGACCTCTCTATGATATGGGGCCCTATTACTTTACCGCTCTTGCCGCCCTTTTGGGACCCATAGAATCTATCAGCGCCTTTGGTGCCACAGGCTTTTCAGAAAGAACTATTTACGCAGGCTCACATGCAGGGGGGCAGCTTTCCGTAGAAACGCCTACTCACTATTCGGGAATTGCGAGACTTTCGTCAGGGGTGATTGTAAGCCTGAACTTAAGCTTTGACATCTGGCATTCCAACCTTCCTAACATGGAGATTTACGGGACGGAAGGTACCTTAGAGGTTCCGGACCCTAATATGTCCGGAGGGAAACCCAGGATATACCGGAAGGAGCGAACCCTTGACCCGCTGTACGACGACAGCATTCATACCAGGGAAAAGAAGGGAGTCAGCGTGGAGGTTCCGGAGCTGTATCCCCATATCGGAGATTATTCCAGGGGCAGCGGGGTATTTGATTTGGCATGTGCGGTAGTGGAAGGCCGCAGCCCCAGGGGAAACGTAGAAATGGCCTGTCATGTGGTTGAGGCTATTACGGGGATGATGGAGTCGGCGGAAACGAAGAAGATTTATGAGATGAAAACGTCCTGTGAAAGGCCGCTGCCTCTTACTATGGGGGCAAATTAA
- a CDS encoding SDR family NAD(P)-dependent oxidoreductase, whose amino-acid sequence MIGFITGASRGLGYELVKEGLLRGHTMIAACRKGLKGDGSGNLLRLKEQYGDRLFVLSMDVTDEEEIKRAAQAVRLQYGYIDFLVNNAGVLFEKMKMPGDAIEDLDIGRFRETLEVNVTGQALVLKYLIGLIYASGDACIMNISSEAGHLSPHGYNYLAYSVSKHALNMYTQKIRNYLAEEKADKHIRIYMVHPGRMNTVMGKENAQIPPSLPAVSILDILEKKTMVPDMDVPFINYKGEPMPY is encoded by the coding sequence ATGATTGGATTTATCACAGGGGCCAGCCGGGGACTTGGCTATGAGCTGGTGAAGGAAGGACTTTTACGTGGGCATACCATGATTGCCGCCTGCCGCAAGGGCCTTAAGGGAGACGGCAGCGGGAATTTGCTCCGCTTAAAAGAGCAGTACGGAGACAGGCTTTTCGTCCTTTCCATGGATGTTACGGACGAGGAGGAGATCAAAAGGGCGGCACAGGCGGTCAGGCTACAATACGGATACATTGATTTTCTGGTAAACAATGCCGGAGTGCTGTTTGAGAAAATGAAGATGCCGGGGGACGCCATAGAGGATTTGGACATAGGAAGGTTTCGGGAAACCCTGGAGGTGAACGTAACAGGCCAGGCCCTTGTGCTCAAATACTTGATCGGCCTGATTTACGCTTCCGGGGATGCCTGTATTATGAACATCAGCTCGGAAGCAGGGCATTTAAGCCCCCATGGCTACAACTATCTGGCCTATTCCGTTTCCAAGCACGCGTTAAACATGTATACCCAGAAAATCCGTAATTACTTAGCAGAGGAAAAGGCAGACAAGCACATACGGATATATATGGTTCATCCAGGCCGTATGAATACGGTGATGGGAAAGGAAAATGCCCAGATCCCGCCCTCTCTGCCAGCGGTAAGCATTTTAGACATTTTGGAAAAGAAAACGATGGTTCCGGATATGGATGTTCCGTTTATCAATTACAAAGGGGAGCCGATGCCTTATTAG
- a CDS encoding carbohydrate ABC transporter permease: MTIRKRELIYGLLFISPWLVGFLAFTLFPICSSLYYSLCEYQVIKAPVFIGLNNYKTMFQDNTFLKALSNTFYMVLFGVPITTITAVGISIIMNHKELKVTGPFRVVFFIPTLVPTVVASLLWIWVMQPETGIINRLLGYIGIRGPGWLSSIFWSKPALIIMMIWTCGNAIIIYLAGLQDIPVSLYESASLDGAGFFSQTLFVTIPLLRSTILYNVVTLIINVFQWFAEPYIMTNGGPDNSTMFYSLYLYQNAFSYFKMGYASAMAWILLLIALGIILVLFKVFRFGESDY; this comes from the coding sequence ATGACAATTAGAAAAAGAGAACTGATTTACGGACTGCTGTTTATTTCTCCGTGGCTGGTGGGATTTTTGGCTTTTACCTTATTTCCCATTTGTTCCTCCTTATATTATTCCCTGTGTGAGTACCAGGTAATAAAAGCTCCGGTTTTTATCGGGCTTAACAACTACAAGACCATGTTTCAGGACAATACATTTTTAAAGGCCTTAAGCAATACTTTTTATATGGTGCTGTTTGGAGTTCCCATTACCACCATTACTGCGGTAGGAATTTCCATAATAATGAATCATAAAGAATTAAAAGTTACGGGCCCCTTCCGGGTGGTGTTTTTTATTCCTACCCTGGTACCGACCGTTGTAGCTTCCCTGCTGTGGATCTGGGTTATGCAGCCGGAAACGGGAATTATCAACCGGCTCTTAGGCTATATCGGAATCCGTGGGCCGGGCTGGCTCTCCAGTATTTTCTGGTCCAAGCCTGCACTGATTATCATGATGATATGGACCTGCGGAAATGCAATTATCATTTACTTAGCCGGTCTTCAGGACATTCCTGTAAGCCTTTATGAATCAGCCTCCTTAGACGGTGCCGGATTTTTCAGCCAGACATTATTTGTCACCATACCGCTTTTGCGCTCCACCATCCTTTATAATGTGGTGACGCTGATAATTAACGTATTCCAGTGGTTTGCGGAACCTTACATCATGACCAATGGAGGGCCGGACAACTCGACGATGTTTTACTCCCTGTACTTATATCAGAATGCATTTTCCTATTTTAAGATGGGCTACGCCTCGGCCATGGCCTGGATTCTGCTGCTGATCGCCCTTGGGATTATTCTGGTGCTTTTTAAGGTGTTCCGCTTCGGAGAATCTGACTATTAG
- a CDS encoding carbohydrate ABC transporter permease gives MARAKGKTKQALPSLEVVFLYAFLIVLGVLFVLPVFYLFMGAFKAQSELFRVPFKWLPDRFTPDNFINMFRSIPFLLYFKNTMVIVFFNIVGSLISCSLTAYGFSRLRWPGRDKVFILVLVTMILPSQVTLVPLFLMFTKMRWVGTFLPLTVTCFFGNPFFIFLLRQFFTGIPQDISEAARIDGAGELTIFWRLVIPVAKPVLTTVAIFAFIRSWNDFLGPLVFLGRDQLYTLSLAASMLKSNLDPNWSVLLALGTVMVLPVLILFFVMQKYFIQGIAMSGIKG, from the coding sequence ATGGCAAGAGCGAAAGGAAAGACAAAGCAGGCCCTGCCCAGTCTGGAAGTGGTTTTTCTATATGCATTCCTGATTGTTTTAGGTGTGTTGTTTGTCCTGCCTGTTTTTTATTTATTCATGGGCGCTTTTAAAGCCCAGAGCGAATTATTCCGGGTGCCTTTTAAGTGGCTGCCGGACCGTTTCACACCGGACAACTTTATAAACATGTTCCGATCCATTCCATTTCTTTTGTATTTCAAAAATACAATGGTTATCGTGTTCTTTAATATTGTCGGGTCACTGATTTCCTGCTCTTTAACAGCCTACGGCTTTTCCAGGCTGCGCTGGCCCGGCAGGGACAAGGTGTTTATCCTGGTGCTGGTAACGATGATCCTGCCTTCACAGGTTACGCTGGTTCCCTTGTTTCTCATGTTTACCAAAATGAGGTGGGTTGGAACCTTTCTGCCTCTAACCGTCACCTGCTTTTTCGGAAATCCTTTTTTCATCTTCCTGCTGCGCCAGTTTTTTACCGGAATTCCCCAGGATATTTCCGAAGCTGCCCGCATTGACGGAGCAGGAGAGCTTACAATTTTCTGGAGGCTGGTAATTCCGGTTGCAAAGCCGGTTCTGACGACTGTTGCGATTTTTGCGTTTATCCGGTCCTGGAATGATTTTTTAGGTCCGCTGGTATTCTTGGGAAGGGACCAGCTCTATACACTGTCCTTAGCTGCGTCCATGTTGAAGTCTAATTTAGACCCCAACTGGAGTGTGCTGTTAGCTTTGGGTACCGTTATGGTTCTGCCTGTGCTTATTTTGTTTTTCGTCATGCAGAAGTACTTTATCCAGGGCATCGCAATGTCCGGAATCAAAGGGTAA
- a CDS encoding extracellular solute-binding protein yields MRRRLTAGLLAFVTAAGALAGCGSSSTGGTQAGGAQTAQAQESQNLSEDVKKAQESVKTSADRLKELGIEVEDTDLTGEFQYWSGFTGDSKVWDQSRVDAFNELYADKGIKCNVQFVPEGAGIDNGKLLSAIAGGQAPDLIVCDRAVSAYSYAANGSFEMLETYLNQVGLDVDSFFEGCKDIIYYKNEPYLIPQDTNVILLYYNPDIAAEAGLDVDNPPRTLDELDAWAEAMTIQNEDGSYQRFGLIPWLDLKSDAFTLPFFFGANVYDAETNRLNLTSPEMVASMEWLQAYGEKYDPERISSFTSGLGGMFSPDHAFMTGKVAMTITGNWFSNALRVYAPDIKFRVCSVPVPEGGRADSTPFGTNVFAIPKGSKNPELATLFIKFCMSGAVNEDNFAQWRSIPTSDKEFDNISLTKNGDEMYALERKIANSPKNGIPAMCAVSAELSQVLITFREGVIYGNIQDIEGELGKLQEKYQAQLDNSQ; encoded by the coding sequence ATGAGAAGAAGATTAACAGCAGGCTTGCTGGCCTTTGTAACGGCAGCAGGAGCACTCGCAGGGTGCGGCAGCTCATCGACCGGAGGCACACAGGCAGGAGGGGCCCAGACGGCCCAGGCCCAGGAAAGCCAAAACTTAAGCGAAGATGTAAAGAAAGCTCAGGAGTCCGTTAAAACCTCTGCGGACAGGCTGAAGGAGTTGGGGATTGAAGTAGAGGATACGGATTTGACCGGAGAGTTTCAATACTGGTCCGGGTTTACCGGAGATTCTAAGGTCTGGGACCAGAGCCGGGTAGATGCATTTAACGAGCTTTATGCTGACAAGGGAATCAAATGCAATGTGCAGTTTGTGCCGGAAGGGGCGGGAATTGATAATGGAAAGCTGTTATCCGCCATTGCCGGAGGCCAGGCTCCTGATCTGATTGTCTGTGACAGGGCGGTATCCGCTTATTCCTATGCGGCCAATGGAAGCTTTGAGATGCTGGAAACTTATTTAAACCAGGTTGGCCTGGACGTAGACAGCTTTTTTGAGGGCTGTAAGGATATTATTTATTATAAAAATGAACCTTACTTAATTCCTCAGGATACCAATGTCATATTGCTTTATTACAATCCGGATATTGCTGCGGAAGCAGGGCTTGATGTGGATAATCCTCCCAGGACTTTAGATGAGTTAGATGCCTGGGCGGAGGCTATGACCATACAGAATGAGGATGGGAGCTATCAGAGGTTTGGCTTAATCCCGTGGCTGGATTTAAAGAGCGACGCATTCACTCTGCCTTTCTTCTTTGGGGCCAATGTATATGATGCGGAAACCAACCGTCTAAACTTAACCTCTCCGGAGATGGTTGCCAGCATGGAATGGCTTCAGGCTTATGGGGAAAAATACGACCCGGAGCGGATCTCGTCCTTTACCTCCGGCCTTGGAGGAATGTTCTCCCCTGACCACGCCTTTATGACGGGAAAGGTTGCCATGACCATTACCGGAAACTGGTTCTCCAACGCCCTTCGGGTTTATGCACCTGATATTAAATTCCGTGTCTGCAGCGTGCCGGTGCCGGAAGGCGGACGGGCGGACAGCACCCCATTCGGAACCAATGTATTTGCAATTCCCAAAGGCTCTAAGAATCCGGAGCTTGCCACCTTATTTATTAAATTCTGCATGTCAGGAGCCGTAAACGAAGATAACTTTGCACAGTGGAGAAGCATTCCAACCAGCGACAAGGAATTTGACAACATTAGCTTAACGAAAAACGGGGATGAAATGTACGCTCTGGAAAGAAAAATAGCCAATTCGCCGAAAAACGGAATTCCTGCCATGTGCGCCGTTTCCGCAGAGCTCTCCCAGGTGCTTATTACCTTCCGGGAAGGAGTTATTTACGGAAATATCCAGGACATTGAAGGAGAATTAGGAAAGCTGCAGGAGAAATACCAGGCGCAGCTTGACAACAGCCAGTAA
- a CDS encoding VOC family protein has translation MGVIDGKTICQVALVVKDLDKTVEEYAKLFGVLKPTPFCVPEESEAHTKFQGKPTKTRARLAVFDLGQIVLEITEPDEEPSSWKDFLEKNGDGVHHIAFMTEDRGAAVNYFEENGMPVRHYGEYEGGNYTVFDSREKLGTFVQVKYEP, from the coding sequence ATGGGAGTGATCGATGGGAAGACCATATGCCAGGTAGCGCTTGTGGTAAAGGATTTGGACAAGACAGTGGAAGAGTATGCAAAGCTGTTTGGAGTTCTAAAACCGACGCCATTTTGTGTGCCGGAGGAATCGGAGGCACATACGAAGTTTCAGGGAAAGCCGACCAAAACCAGGGCTAGGCTTGCGGTGTTTGATCTGGGGCAGATAGTGCTTGAAATCACAGAGCCGGACGAGGAACCCAGTTCGTGGAAGGATTTTCTGGAAAAGAACGGGGACGGTGTTCATCACATTGCTTTTATGACGGAAGACCGGGGGGCTGCGGTAAATTATTTTGAAGAAAACGGTATGCCGGTCCGCCACTACGGGGAATACGAGGGAGGCAATTATACGGTATTTGACAGCAGGGAGAAATTAGGAACCTTTGTACAGGTAAAATACGAGCCGTAA